The following are encoded together in the Anabrus simplex isolate iqAnaSimp1 chromosome 5, ASM4041472v1, whole genome shotgun sequence genome:
- the LOC136874383 gene encoding uncharacterized protein, with protein sequence MEEVYTVKVRAQPDAARLYPSERRYSASTVGGLGAVHLALAATCILLAGLDMAQPADFMAPTDWTGRYGGGAWLGMAAALAGLTGILAWRRWYIDNNIRWFFICSCIAGITAVLCLVVTAAALAVTQEEWASTRLQVLSSLKEQYSTPLSLHFPLDEEKEETSHVDPTSSVSQNSELFEVQRSLRNAEISNERGTTAYFPSKQNTYSNAINITPGTSSQTQSVSHKHSDSQNAPSQADHKIQIVSERNEPSAGINQRLNIDPLNLYPNVPVPTEQIFQKSPRYDPHSSAHLENHDINENHDIRATSETFSTEGQFDIQTNKERHHVSVRQAFDEDQFAEGHIDERHAQSDEGEEHTINGDNTDALHGPIFKPDDLFPSALYLHRNNNDGTINEDSQKVSLPDNETDVNKSGQSNDKYVFHKHLLSSRGGETRFVIVINLLVASILEIAWSILSAKIAWKGMKSGYPEDGPPRTDTLQSMRGDEHSKEKNKTRSKKMGGLRKPDIISNHDGSKLDLRRKSYYKEERRDPSLPMQESPTEYQERVRRFLASNSLATVDGGMD encoded by the exons ATGGAGGAGGTGTACACTGTGAAGGTACGAGCCCAACCTGACGCCGCCCGCCTTTACCCGTCGGAACGACGCTACTCTGCAAGTACTGTTGGAGGTCTGGGAGCCGTTCATTTGGCTCTGGCGGCTACCTGTATCCTACTAGCAGGCTTGGACATGGCTCAACCGGCTGACTTCATGGCTCCCACCGACTGGACGGGACGGTACGGAGGTGGAGCTTGGCTGGGGATGGCAGCAGCGCTGGCAGGTCTCACAGGCATCTTGGCCTGGAGGAG ATGGTACATAGACAACAACATCCGCTGGTTCTTCATCTGCTCGTGCATTGCTGGCATTACCGCCGTGCTGTGTCTCGTGGTTACTGCAGCAGCCTTGGCTGTGACTCAAGAGGAATGGGCTTCTACACGTCTTCAAGTGCTGTCTTCCCTCAAGGAACAATATTCAACTCCACTCAGCCTGCACTTTCCTCTGGACGAGGAAAAGGAAGAAACTTCCCATGTGGATCCTACATCCAGTGTATCCCAGAACTCGGAACTCTTTGAGGTTCAAAGATCATTGAGAAATGCCGAAATTTCAAATGAGAGAGGCACTACCGCTTATTTCCCTAGTAAACAGAATACATATTCAAATGCAATAAACATTACACCCGGGACTTCATCTCAAACTCAGTCCGTATCCCATAAACACAGTGATTCTCAAAATGCACCTTCACAAGCAGATCACAAGATTCAGATCGTTAGTGAACGAAATGAACCTTCGGCTGGTATCAACCAACGTCTTAACATAGATCCTTTAAATTTGTATCCAAATGTGCCAGTCccaacagaacaaatatttcaaaagtcTCCCCGGTATGATCCTCATAGTTCTGCTCATCTTGAAAATCATGATATAAATGAAAATCATGACATTCGTGCGACTTCAGAAACCTTCTCTACAGAGGGACAGTTCGATATACAAACGAATAAAGAGAGGCATCATGTTTCAGTTCGGCAAGCTTTTGATGAAGATCAATTTGCTGAGGGACACATCGACGAAAGGCATGCACAAAGTGATGAAGGTGAAGAGCATACCATAAATGGCGATAATACCGACGCTTTGCACGGTCCAATTTTTAAACCCGATGACCTATTCCCAAGTGCGTTGTATCTTCACAGGAACAATAACGATGGTACCATAAATGAGGACTCACAAAAAGTTTCACTTCCTGATAATGAAACGGATGTTAATAAGAGTGGGCAGTCTAATGACAAATACGTCTTTCACAAACATTTGCTCTCAAGCCGTGGAGGAGAGACTAGGTTCGTTATAGTCATCAATTTGCTCGTAGCATCGATACTGGAAATCGCGTGGTCCATTCTTTCAGCAAAAATAGCCTGGAAAGGTATGAAGAGTGGTTATCCGGAGGATGGACCACCCAGAACTGATACCTTGCAAAGTATGCGCGGAGATGAGCATTCAAAAGAGAAGAATAAAACAAGGAGTAAAAAGATGGGTGGTCTCCGTAAACCAGATATTATTTCCAACCACGATGGGAGTAAACTTGATCTCCGTAGGAAGTCTTattacaaggaagagagaagagatccAAGTCTACCAATGCAAGAAAGCCCTACTGAATACCAAGAGCGGGTGCGGAGATTCTTAGCCTCGAATAGCCTGGCCACTGTTGATGGTGGTATGGACTGA